The DNA sequence CGCGGGCGACGTGCGCTCGGGCGCGCGGCGCTGGGGACTCTTCGCCATCGGGCTCGCGGCGGTCCACGTCGGCGGCTGGGCGGTCTGGATCGCCGCGGGCACGCCCGGCGGCCTCGCGCTCCCCGAAATCGTCGGGTCCGGCTGTGTCTCGGCGTGGATCCTCGGGACCGCCGTCAGACTGTGGTGAGGTCCACTACTCGACCCGCTCGGACGAGCGCTCGTGGCGTTTCGCGAGTTCGACGTAGTGCTCGCCGGCGTGGGTCCACGGCGAGTCCTCGACCTCCGTCTTGGTCTCGGCTGGTGTGCCGGCGACCAGCGTACGTGGAGGAACCTCGGTCCCTTCGGTGACGACACTCCCGGCGGCCACGAGCGCCTCGCTCCCGACCTGTGCACCGTCGAGCACTGTGGCACTCATCCCGACCATCGCGCGCTCGCCGACCGTCGCCGCGTGGACGATGGCGGTGTGGCCGATGGTTGCACCAGAACCGATCTCACAACCCTCGTGACAGACCGCGTTGTCCTGGACGTTCGCGCCCTCGCGGACCACGATCGCGCCCGAATCACCGCGGAGCGTGACGTGCGGCCAGACGCTCGCCTCGGCTTCGATCGTGACGTCGCCGATGACGACCGCGGTCTCGTCGACGCGGGCGGACTCGTGGACGTCGGGTGTGGTGCCCTCGAACGATCGGATGACCATGGTACGGACGCGGGT is a window from the Halococcus hamelinensis 100A6 genome containing:
- a CDS encoding gamma carbonic anhydrase family protein — protein: MVIRSFEGTTPDVHESARVDETAVVIGDVTIEAEASVWPHVTLRGDSGAIVVREGANVQDNAVCHEGCEIGSGATIGHTAIVHAATVGERAMVGMSATVLDGAQVGSEALVAAGSVVTEGTEVPPRTLVAGTPAETKTEVEDSPWTHAGEHYVELAKRHERSSERVE